Proteins encoded in a region of the Perca fluviatilis chromosome 8, GENO_Pfluv_1.0, whole genome shotgun sequence genome:
- the slc35b4 gene encoding UDP-xylose and UDP-N-acetylglucosamine transporter — MGTGLAIVLVFVGCCSNVVSLELLVRQFPGCGNIVTFAQFVFIALEGFIFETNFGKKKPAIPLRNYVIMVTMFFTVSVINNYALNFNIAMPLHMIFRSGSLIANMILGIIILKKRYSASKYLSVALISAGIFICTIMSARQMNVGNEGSEEQGFYALMHWLIGIGMLTFALLMSARMGIFQETLYKQYGKHSKEALFYNHCLPLPGFLLFSTDIYNHCVYFSHSTPTVVPVVGLTVPIMWLYLMINVITQYVCIRGVFILTTECTSLTVTLVVTLRKFLSLIFSIMYFQNPFTTWHWVGTAVVFLGTLLYTEVWSSVRAALRGPDVKEKKAE, encoded by the exons ATGGGTACTGGTTTGGCTATTGTTCTGGTTTTTGTCGGATGCTGTAGCAATGTTGTGTCTCTGGAGCTGCTTGTAAG ACAGTTTCCAGGATGTGGCAACATAGTCACCTTCGCTCAGTTTGTCTTCATTGCATTAGAAGGTTTCATCTTTGAAACAAACTTTGGGAAGAAGAAACCAGCAATCCCTTTAAG AAACTATGTGATCATGGTGACCATGTTCTTCACAGTCAGTGTGATCAACAACTACGCTCTCAACTTCAACATCGCAATGCCGTTACACATGATCTTCAGATCG GGATCACTAATCGCTAACATGATCCTGGGAATAATCATCCTGAAGAAAAG GTATTCAGCGAGTAAATAtctgtctgtagctttaatttCAGCTGGTATCTTCATCTGCACCATCATGTCTGCCAGACAAATG AATGTAGGCAATGAGGGATCAGAAGAGCAAGGCTTTTATGCCTTAATGCACTGGCTTATAG GTATTGGCATGTTGACCTTTGCTCTTCTGATGTCTGCGAGGATGGGCATTTTCCAGGAGACGCTGTACAAGCAATATGGAAAACACTCCAAGGAAGCCCTTTTCTATAAT cacTGCCTGCCTCTGCCGGGCTTCCTGCTTTTCTCCACAGACATCTACAACCACTGTGTCTACTTCAGTCACAGCA CTCCTACAGTTGTTCCGGTGGTTGGACTGACTGTGCCGATAATGTGGCTCTACCTGATGATCAACGTCATCACACA GTATGTGTGCATCCGTGGCGTTTTCATTCTGACCACAGAGTGCACCTCGCTGACCGTCACTCTGGTGGTGACTCTGAGGAAGTTCCTCAGCCTCATCTTCTCCATCATGTACTTCCAAAACCCCTTCACCACGTGGCACTGGGTGGGCACGGCCGTGGTCTTCCTGGGCACTCTGCTGTACACAGAGGTGTGGAGCAGCGTGCGGGCGGCTCTGCGTGGACCTGACGTCAAGGAGAAGAAGGCCGAGTGA
- the LOC120564432 gene encoding extensin-like isoform X3 has translation MGGNSPSHLSREDGEGGGVTFVKGIRLSDKVIHRMKQSSKVVVPPLSQNGRPPPQTPETQTPTPVPPPSVQHLIPLLTPPPLVEPVPPVKLVPPPPVKFHSLPPPVEPKSPPLTAPVGSDPAPPPPPPQEAPSTPPSLEPPPAVKVHSLPHTSVEPEALPKPPPLTDTVVSAPTPPSPPPMELESPPPPPAVVDPVVLPPVESFIPPHIEPESLSEHIFKPVVLAPPVESAVAPPVASPEPLASPLPSETLPTTIEPAAVAPSVQPLEVVVLSVPPVETIQPLPTVDFTPVEPITPPCPVVLPPQVETTLVEPAVPPAAVEKEVPPVVAPAVDPPPPCELLPPSPEPVAAPSPPPEAPSPPPEPVAAPSPPPEPMAAPSPPPEAPSHTPEPVVSPSPLAEPVVSPSPPPEPVASPSPPAEPVVSPSPPPEPVASPSPPPEPVEAPSPPPEAPSPPPEPVASPSPPPEPVAAPSPPPEAPSPPPEPVAAPSPPPEPLAAPSPPPEPLAAPSPPPEPVAAPSPPPELTFEEPSPSCHCVELAIRLTDAPICEPVVVEPPPAPPLPAPTPPAEEPAITLSLCPVVEDEVPAVTSASPPAAVVEEELRQKIKEEMQMSLEEEINQKRQELQQQLKEMRAQAQAEAQAAAQAQVEEQVKKTLEGEKAAYVENLTDSIMKERMKTDDERLMVQLYRMELKAHQLEEREKELMKRDTLYKEHIAKLEAKCTEFYKVTAESFQKGKEETHNRFARFNIQPVCGDLQSQILKCYKENTGKTLSCSSIASAYMQCVDNAKKNKLSTRG, from the exons atgggggGAAACAGCCCGAGTCACCTCTCTCGTGAGGATGGTGAAGGCGGAGGAGTTACTTTTGTGAAGGGCATTCGG CTGTCGGATAAAGTGATCCATCGGATGAAACAGTCTTCAAAGGTCGTCGTTCCTCCGCTCTCTCAGAATGGACGTCCTCCTCCACAAACACCTGAAACCCAAACACCCACTccagtcccccccccctctgtccAACACTTGATACCTCTTCTGACACCACCTCCATTAGTGGAACCTGTTCCTCCTGTAAAActcgtccctcctcctcctgtaaAGTTTCACTCCCTGCCTCCACCTGTAGAGCCCAAATCTCCACCTCTAACCGCCCCTGTAGGCTCAGACCCCgctccaccacctcctcctcctcaagaAGCCCCATCCACACCTCCATCATTGGAACCTCCTCCTGCTGTAAAGGTTCACTCCCTGCCTCATACTTCTGTGGAGCCTGAGGCCCTGCCAAAACCTCCACCTCTGACCGACACTGTTGTCTCAGCCCCTACacctccatctccacctcctaTGGAGCTTgaatctcctcctcctccacctgctGTAGTGGATCCAGTAGTTCTACCTCCTGTTGAATCCTTTATCCCACCCCATATAGAACCAGAATCCCTGTCAGAACACATCTTCAAACCTGTTGTCCTAGCTCCACCTGTAGAATCAGCTGTAGCTCCACCTGTAGCGTCACCTGAACCTTTAGCTTCACCTCTGCCGTCTGAAACACTTCCAACTACTATTGAGCCTGCTGCTGTAGCTCCCTCTGTTCAACCTCTTGAAGTGGTTGTCTTGTCTGTGCCACCAGTGGAAACCATTCAACCTCTGCCCACTGTTGATTTTACACCAGTTGAACCAATAACACCACCCTGTCCTGTAGTTTTACCTCCCCAAGTGGAGACAACTCTTGTTGAGCCTGCAGTCCCACCTGCTGCAGTTGAAAAAGAAGTGCCTCCAGTCGTGGCTCCAGCTGTCGATCCACCGCCTCCATGTGAACTGCTCCCACCTTCTCCAGAGCCAGTGGCAGCACCCTCTCCCCCTCCAGAGGCACCCTCTCCCCCTCCAGAGCCGGTGGCAGCACCCTCTCCCCCTCCAGAGCCCATGGCGGCACCCTCTCCCCCTCCAGAGGCACCCTCTCATACACCAGAGCCGGTAGTGTCACCCTCTCCCCTTGCAGAGCCGGTAGTGTCACCCTCTCCTCCACCAGAGCCGGTAGCGTCACCCTCTCCCCCTGCAGAGCCGGTAGTGTCACCCTCTCCTCCACCAGAGCCGGTAGCGTCACCCTCTCCCCCTCCAGAGCCGGTGGAGGCACCCTCTCCCCCTCCAGAGGCACCCTCTCCCCCTCCAGAGCCGGTAGCGTCACCCTCTCCCCCTCCAGAGCCGGTGGCGGCACCCTCTCCCCCTCCAGAGGCACCCTCTCCCCCTCCAGAGCCAGTGGCAGCACCCTCTCCTCCACCAGAGCCGTTGGCAGCACCCTCTCCCCCTCCAGAGCCGTTGGCAGCACCCTCTCCCCCTCCAGAGCCGGTGGCGGCACCCTCTCCCCCTCCAGAGCTCACTTTTGAAGAGCCCTCGCCATCCTGTCACTGTGTGGAGCTGGCCATCAGACTCACTGATGCACCTATATGTGAACCTGTCGTCGTAGAGCCTCCTCCGGCACCACCTCTACCTGCTCCAACTCCCCCTGCTGAGGAGCCCGCCATAACCCTGTCTCTGTGCCCTGTTGTTGAGGACGAAGTGCCTGCTGTCACCTCAGCGTCACCACCTGCAGCAG TGGTGGAGGAAGAGTTGAGGCAGAAGATCAAAGAGGAGATGCAGATGAGTCTGGAGGAGGAGATCAATCAGAAGAGGCAGGAGCTGCAGCAACA GCTAAAGGAGATGAGGGCTCAGGCTCAAGCAGAGGCCCAAGCAGCCGCTCAGGCTCAGGTGGAGGAGCAGGTGAAAAAGACACTTGAGGGGGAGAAGGCGGCGTACGTGGAGAACCTGACCGACTCCATCATGAAGGAGCGAATGAAGACTGACGACGAAAGGCTCATGGTGCAGCTTTAT CGGATGGAGCTGAAG GCTCATCAgctggaggagagggagaaagagttgATGAAACGAGACACTCTCTACAAGGAACATATCGCAAAACTTGAAGCAAAG TGCACTGAGTTTTACAAAGTGACTGCTGAGAGCTTCCAGAAGGGCAAGGAAGAGACTCACAACCGCTTTGC GCGTTTCAATATCCAGCCGGTGTGTGGTGACTTGCAGAGTCAGATTTTAAAATGCTACAAGGAGAACACAGGAAAGACTCTGTCCTGCTCAAGTATCGCCTCGGCCTATATGCAGTGTGTGGACAACGCCAAGAAG AATAAATTGAGCACTAGAGGTTAA
- the LOC120564432 gene encoding proline-rich extensin-like protein EPR1 isoform X4, translating to MGGNSPSHLSREDGEGGGVTFVKGIRLSDKVIHRMKQSSKVVVPPLSQNGRPPPQTPETQTPTPVPPPSVQHLIPLLTPPPLVEPVPPVKLVPPPPVKFHSLPPPVEPKSPPLTAPVGSDPAPPPPPPQEAPSTPPSLEPPPAVKVHSLPHTSVEPEALPKPPPLTDTVVSAPTPPSPPPMELESPPPPPAVVDPVVLPPVESFIPPHIEPESLSEHIFKPVVLAPPVESAVAPPVASPEPLASPLPSETLPTTIEPAAVAPSVQPLEVVVLSVPPVETIQPLPTVDFTPVEPITPPCPVVLPPQVETTLVEPAVPPAAVEKEVPPVVAPAVDPPPPCELLPPSPEPVAAPSPPPEAPSPPPEPVAAPSPPPEPMAAPSPPPEAPSHTPEPVVSPSPLAEPVVSPSPPPEPVASPSPPAEPVVSPSPPPEPVASPSPPPEPVEAPSPPPEAPSPPPEPVASPSPPPEPVAAPSPPPELTFEEPSPSCHCVELAIRLTDAPICEPVVVEPPPAPPLPAPTPPAEEPAITLSLCPVVEDEVPAVTSASPPAAAPPVPPEVVEEELRQKIKEEMQMSLEEEINQKRQELQQQLKEMRAQAQAEAQAAAQAQVEEQVKKTLEGEKAAYVENLTDSIMKERMKTDDERLMVQLYRMELKAHQLEEREKELMKRDTLYKEHIAKLEAKCTEFYKVTAESFQKGKEETHNRFARFNIQPVCGDLQSQILKCYKENTGKTLSCSSIASAYMQCVDNAKKNKLSTRG from the exons atgggggGAAACAGCCCGAGTCACCTCTCTCGTGAGGATGGTGAAGGCGGAGGAGTTACTTTTGTGAAGGGCATTCGG CTGTCGGATAAAGTGATCCATCGGATGAAACAGTCTTCAAAGGTCGTCGTTCCTCCGCTCTCTCAGAATGGACGTCCTCCTCCACAAACACCTGAAACCCAAACACCCACTccagtcccccccccctctgtccAACACTTGATACCTCTTCTGACACCACCTCCATTAGTGGAACCTGTTCCTCCTGTAAAActcgtccctcctcctcctgtaaAGTTTCACTCCCTGCCTCCACCTGTAGAGCCCAAATCTCCACCTCTAACCGCCCCTGTAGGCTCAGACCCCgctccaccacctcctcctcctcaagaAGCCCCATCCACACCTCCATCATTGGAACCTCCTCCTGCTGTAAAGGTTCACTCCCTGCCTCATACTTCTGTGGAGCCTGAGGCCCTGCCAAAACCTCCACCTCTGACCGACACTGTTGTCTCAGCCCCTACacctccatctccacctcctaTGGAGCTTgaatctcctcctcctccacctgctGTAGTGGATCCAGTAGTTCTACCTCCTGTTGAATCCTTTATCCCACCCCATATAGAACCAGAATCCCTGTCAGAACACATCTTCAAACCTGTTGTCCTAGCTCCACCTGTAGAATCAGCTGTAGCTCCACCTGTAGCGTCACCTGAACCTTTAGCTTCACCTCTGCCGTCTGAAACACTTCCAACTACTATTGAGCCTGCTGCTGTAGCTCCCTCTGTTCAACCTCTTGAAGTGGTTGTCTTGTCTGTGCCACCAGTGGAAACCATTCAACCTCTGCCCACTGTTGATTTTACACCAGTTGAACCAATAACACCACCCTGTCCTGTAGTTTTACCTCCCCAAGTGGAGACAACTCTTGTTGAGCCTGCAGTCCCACCTGCTGCAGTTGAAAAAGAAGTGCCTCCAGTCGTGGCTCCAGCTGTCGATCCACCGCCTCCATGTGAACTGCTCCCACCTTCTCCAGAGCCAGTGGCAGCACCCTCTCCCCCTCCAGAGGCACCCTCTCCCCCTCCAGAGCCGGTGGCAGCACCCTCTCCCCCTCCAGAGCCCATGGCGGCACCCTCTCCCCCTCCAGAGGCACCCTCTCATACACCAGAGCCGGTAGTGTCACCCTCTCCCCTTGCAGAGCCGGTAGTGTCACCCTCTCCTCCACCAGAGCCGGTAGCGTCACCCTCTCCCCCTGCAGAGCCGGTAGTGTCACCCTCTCCTCCACCAGAGCCGGTAGCGTCACCCTCTCCCCCTCCAGAGCCGGTGGAGGCACCCTCTCCCCCTCCAGAGGCACCCTCTCCCCCTCCAGAGCCGGTAGCGTCACCCTCTCCCCCTCCAGAGCCGGTGGCGGCACCCTCTCCCCCTCCAGAG CTCACTTTTGAAGAGCCCTCGCCATCCTGTCACTGTGTGGAGCTGGCCATCAGACTCACTGATGCACCTATATGTGAACCTGTCGTCGTAGAGCCTCCTCCGGCACCACCTCTACCTGCTCCAACTCCCCCTGCTGAGGAGCCCGCCATAACCCTGTCTCTGTGCCCTGTTGTTGAGGACGAAGTGCCTGCTGTCACCTCAGCGTCACCACCTGCAGCAG CCCCGCCTGTTCCTCCTGAAGTGGTGGAGGAAGAGTTGAGGCAGAAGATCAAAGAGGAGATGCAGATGAGTCTGGAGGAGGAGATCAATCAGAAGAGGCAGGAGCTGCAGCAACA GCTAAAGGAGATGAGGGCTCAGGCTCAAGCAGAGGCCCAAGCAGCCGCTCAGGCTCAGGTGGAGGAGCAGGTGAAAAAGACACTTGAGGGGGAGAAGGCGGCGTACGTGGAGAACCTGACCGACTCCATCATGAAGGAGCGAATGAAGACTGACGACGAAAGGCTCATGGTGCAGCTTTAT CGGATGGAGCTGAAG GCTCATCAgctggaggagagggagaaagagttgATGAAACGAGACACTCTCTACAAGGAACATATCGCAAAACTTGAAGCAAAG TGCACTGAGTTTTACAAAGTGACTGCTGAGAGCTTCCAGAAGGGCAAGGAAGAGACTCACAACCGCTTTGC GCGTTTCAATATCCAGCCGGTGTGTGGTGACTTGCAGAGTCAGATTTTAAAATGCTACAAGGAGAACACAGGAAAGACTCTGTCCTGCTCAAGTATCGCCTCGGCCTATATGCAGTGTGTGGACAACGCCAAGAAG AATAAATTGAGCACTAGAGGTTAA
- the LOC120564432 gene encoding extensin-like isoform X1 — translation MGGNSPSHLSREDGEGGGVTFVKGIRLSDKVIHRMKQSSKVVVPPLSQNGRPPPQTPETQTPTPVPPPSVQHLIPLLTPPPLVEPVPPVKLVPPPPVKFHSLPPPVEPKSPPLTAPVGSDPAPPPPPPQEAPSTPPSLEPPPAVKVHSLPHTSVEPEALPKPPPLTDTVVSAPTPPSPPPMELESPPPPPAVVDPVVLPPVESFIPPHIEPESLSEHIFKPVVLAPPVESAVAPPVASPEPLASPLPSETLPTTIEPAAVAPSVQPLEVVVLSVPPVETIQPLPTVDFTPVEPITPPCPVVLPPQVETTLVEPAVPPAAVEKEVPPVVAPAVDPPPPCELLPPSPEPVAAPSPPPEAPSPPPEPVAAPSPPPEPMAAPSPPPEAPSHTPEPVVSPSPLAEPVVSPSPPPEPVASPSPPAEPVVSPSPPPEPVASPSPPPEPVEAPSPPPEAPSPPPEPVASPSPPPEPVAAPSPPPEAPSPPPEPVAAPSPPPEPLAAPSPPPEPLAAPSPPPEPVAAPSPPPELTFEEPSPSCHCVELAIRLTDAPICEPVVVEPPPAPPLPAPTPPAEEPAITLSLCPVVEDEVPAVTSASPPAAAPPVPPEVVEEELRQKIKEEMQMSLEEEINQKRQELQQQLKEMRAQAQAEAQAAAQAQVEEQVKKTLEGEKAAYVENLTDSIMKERMKTDDERLMVQLYRMELKAHQLEEREKELMKRDTLYKEHIAKLEAKCTEFYKVTAESFQKGKEETHNRFARFNIQPVCGDLQSQILKCYKENTGKTLSCSSIASAYMQCVDNAKKNKLSTRG, via the exons atgggggGAAACAGCCCGAGTCACCTCTCTCGTGAGGATGGTGAAGGCGGAGGAGTTACTTTTGTGAAGGGCATTCGG CTGTCGGATAAAGTGATCCATCGGATGAAACAGTCTTCAAAGGTCGTCGTTCCTCCGCTCTCTCAGAATGGACGTCCTCCTCCACAAACACCTGAAACCCAAACACCCACTccagtcccccccccctctgtccAACACTTGATACCTCTTCTGACACCACCTCCATTAGTGGAACCTGTTCCTCCTGTAAAActcgtccctcctcctcctgtaaAGTTTCACTCCCTGCCTCCACCTGTAGAGCCCAAATCTCCACCTCTAACCGCCCCTGTAGGCTCAGACCCCgctccaccacctcctcctcctcaagaAGCCCCATCCACACCTCCATCATTGGAACCTCCTCCTGCTGTAAAGGTTCACTCCCTGCCTCATACTTCTGTGGAGCCTGAGGCCCTGCCAAAACCTCCACCTCTGACCGACACTGTTGTCTCAGCCCCTACacctccatctccacctcctaTGGAGCTTgaatctcctcctcctccacctgctGTAGTGGATCCAGTAGTTCTACCTCCTGTTGAATCCTTTATCCCACCCCATATAGAACCAGAATCCCTGTCAGAACACATCTTCAAACCTGTTGTCCTAGCTCCACCTGTAGAATCAGCTGTAGCTCCACCTGTAGCGTCACCTGAACCTTTAGCTTCACCTCTGCCGTCTGAAACACTTCCAACTACTATTGAGCCTGCTGCTGTAGCTCCCTCTGTTCAACCTCTTGAAGTGGTTGTCTTGTCTGTGCCACCAGTGGAAACCATTCAACCTCTGCCCACTGTTGATTTTACACCAGTTGAACCAATAACACCACCCTGTCCTGTAGTTTTACCTCCCCAAGTGGAGACAACTCTTGTTGAGCCTGCAGTCCCACCTGCTGCAGTTGAAAAAGAAGTGCCTCCAGTCGTGGCTCCAGCTGTCGATCCACCGCCTCCATGTGAACTGCTCCCACCTTCTCCAGAGCCAGTGGCAGCACCCTCTCCCCCTCCAGAGGCACCCTCTCCCCCTCCAGAGCCGGTGGCAGCACCCTCTCCCCCTCCAGAGCCCATGGCGGCACCCTCTCCCCCTCCAGAGGCACCCTCTCATACACCAGAGCCGGTAGTGTCACCCTCTCCCCTTGCAGAGCCGGTAGTGTCACCCTCTCCTCCACCAGAGCCGGTAGCGTCACCCTCTCCCCCTGCAGAGCCGGTAGTGTCACCCTCTCCTCCACCAGAGCCGGTAGCGTCACCCTCTCCCCCTCCAGAGCCGGTGGAGGCACCCTCTCCCCCTCCAGAGGCACCCTCTCCCCCTCCAGAGCCGGTAGCGTCACCCTCTCCCCCTCCAGAGCCGGTGGCGGCACCCTCTCCCCCTCCAGAGGCACCCTCTCCCCCTCCAGAGCCAGTGGCAGCACCCTCTCCTCCACCAGAGCCGTTGGCAGCACCCTCTCCCCCTCCAGAGCCGTTGGCAGCACCCTCTCCCCCTCCAGAGCCGGTGGCGGCACCCTCTCCCCCTCCAGAGCTCACTTTTGAAGAGCCCTCGCCATCCTGTCACTGTGTGGAGCTGGCCATCAGACTCACTGATGCACCTATATGTGAACCTGTCGTCGTAGAGCCTCCTCCGGCACCACCTCTACCTGCTCCAACTCCCCCTGCTGAGGAGCCCGCCATAACCCTGTCTCTGTGCCCTGTTGTTGAGGACGAAGTGCCTGCTGTCACCTCAGCGTCACCACCTGCAGCAG CCCCGCCTGTTCCTCCTGAAGTGGTGGAGGAAGAGTTGAGGCAGAAGATCAAAGAGGAGATGCAGATGAGTCTGGAGGAGGAGATCAATCAGAAGAGGCAGGAGCTGCAGCAACA GCTAAAGGAGATGAGGGCTCAGGCTCAAGCAGAGGCCCAAGCAGCCGCTCAGGCTCAGGTGGAGGAGCAGGTGAAAAAGACACTTGAGGGGGAGAAGGCGGCGTACGTGGAGAACCTGACCGACTCCATCATGAAGGAGCGAATGAAGACTGACGACGAAAGGCTCATGGTGCAGCTTTAT CGGATGGAGCTGAAG GCTCATCAgctggaggagagggagaaagagttgATGAAACGAGACACTCTCTACAAGGAACATATCGCAAAACTTGAAGCAAAG TGCACTGAGTTTTACAAAGTGACTGCTGAGAGCTTCCAGAAGGGCAAGGAAGAGACTCACAACCGCTTTGC GCGTTTCAATATCCAGCCGGTGTGTGGTGACTTGCAGAGTCAGATTTTAAAATGCTACAAGGAGAACACAGGAAAGACTCTGTCCTGCTCAAGTATCGCCTCGGCCTATATGCAGTGTGTGGACAACGCCAAGAAG AATAAATTGAGCACTAGAGGTTAA
- the LOC120564432 gene encoding extensin-like isoform X2: MGGNSPSHLSREDGEGGGVTFVKGIRLSDKVIHRMKQSSKVVVPPLSQNGRPPPQTPETQTPTPVPPPSVQHLIPLLTPPPLVEPVPPVKLVPPPPVKFHSLPPPVEPKSPPLTAPVGSDPAPPPPPPQEAPSTPPSLEPPPAVKVHSLPHTSVEPEALPKPPPLTDTVVSAPTPPSPPPMELESPPPPPAVVDPVVLPPVESFIPPHIEPESLSEHIFKPVVLAPPVESAVAPPVASPEPLASPLPSETLPTTIEPAAVAPSVQPLEVVVLSVPPVETIQPLPTVDFTPVEPITPPCPVVLPPQVETTLVEPAVPPAAVEKEVPPVVAPAVDPPPPCELLPPSPEPVAAPSPPPEAPSPPPEPVAAPSPPPEPMAAPSPPPEAPSHTPEPVVSPSPLAEPVVSPSPPPEPVASPSPPAEPVVSPSPPPEPVASPSPPPEPVEAPSPPPEAPSPPPEPVASPSPPPEPVAAPSPPPEAPSPPPEPVAAPSPPPEPLAAPSPPPEPLAAPSPPPEPVAAPSPPPELTFEEPSPSCHCVELAIRLTDAPICEPVVVEPPPAPPLPAPTPPAEEPAITLSLCPVVEDEVPAVTSASPPAAAPPVPPEVVEEELRQKIKEEMQMSLEEEINQKRQELQQQLKEMRAQAQAEAQAAAQAQVEEQVKKTLEGEKAAYVENLTDSIMKERMKTDDERLMVQLYAHQLEEREKELMKRDTLYKEHIAKLEAKCTEFYKVTAESFQKGKEETHNRFARFNIQPVCGDLQSQILKCYKENTGKTLSCSSIASAYMQCVDNAKKNKLSTRG; encoded by the exons atgggggGAAACAGCCCGAGTCACCTCTCTCGTGAGGATGGTGAAGGCGGAGGAGTTACTTTTGTGAAGGGCATTCGG CTGTCGGATAAAGTGATCCATCGGATGAAACAGTCTTCAAAGGTCGTCGTTCCTCCGCTCTCTCAGAATGGACGTCCTCCTCCACAAACACCTGAAACCCAAACACCCACTccagtcccccccccctctgtccAACACTTGATACCTCTTCTGACACCACCTCCATTAGTGGAACCTGTTCCTCCTGTAAAActcgtccctcctcctcctgtaaAGTTTCACTCCCTGCCTCCACCTGTAGAGCCCAAATCTCCACCTCTAACCGCCCCTGTAGGCTCAGACCCCgctccaccacctcctcctcctcaagaAGCCCCATCCACACCTCCATCATTGGAACCTCCTCCTGCTGTAAAGGTTCACTCCCTGCCTCATACTTCTGTGGAGCCTGAGGCCCTGCCAAAACCTCCACCTCTGACCGACACTGTTGTCTCAGCCCCTACacctccatctccacctcctaTGGAGCTTgaatctcctcctcctccacctgctGTAGTGGATCCAGTAGTTCTACCTCCTGTTGAATCCTTTATCCCACCCCATATAGAACCAGAATCCCTGTCAGAACACATCTTCAAACCTGTTGTCCTAGCTCCACCTGTAGAATCAGCTGTAGCTCCACCTGTAGCGTCACCTGAACCTTTAGCTTCACCTCTGCCGTCTGAAACACTTCCAACTACTATTGAGCCTGCTGCTGTAGCTCCCTCTGTTCAACCTCTTGAAGTGGTTGTCTTGTCTGTGCCACCAGTGGAAACCATTCAACCTCTGCCCACTGTTGATTTTACACCAGTTGAACCAATAACACCACCCTGTCCTGTAGTTTTACCTCCCCAAGTGGAGACAACTCTTGTTGAGCCTGCAGTCCCACCTGCTGCAGTTGAAAAAGAAGTGCCTCCAGTCGTGGCTCCAGCTGTCGATCCACCGCCTCCATGTGAACTGCTCCCACCTTCTCCAGAGCCAGTGGCAGCACCCTCTCCCCCTCCAGAGGCACCCTCTCCCCCTCCAGAGCCGGTGGCAGCACCCTCTCCCCCTCCAGAGCCCATGGCGGCACCCTCTCCCCCTCCAGAGGCACCCTCTCATACACCAGAGCCGGTAGTGTCACCCTCTCCCCTTGCAGAGCCGGTAGTGTCACCCTCTCCTCCACCAGAGCCGGTAGCGTCACCCTCTCCCCCTGCAGAGCCGGTAGTGTCACCCTCTCCTCCACCAGAGCCGGTAGCGTCACCCTCTCCCCCTCCAGAGCCGGTGGAGGCACCCTCTCCCCCTCCAGAGGCACCCTCTCCCCCTCCAGAGCCGGTAGCGTCACCCTCTCCCCCTCCAGAGCCGGTGGCGGCACCCTCTCCCCCTCCAGAGGCACCCTCTCCCCCTCCAGAGCCAGTGGCAGCACCCTCTCCTCCACCAGAGCCGTTGGCAGCACCCTCTCCCCCTCCAGAGCCGTTGGCAGCACCCTCTCCCCCTCCAGAGCCGGTGGCGGCACCCTCTCCCCCTCCAGAGCTCACTTTTGAAGAGCCCTCGCCATCCTGTCACTGTGTGGAGCTGGCCATCAGACTCACTGATGCACCTATATGTGAACCTGTCGTCGTAGAGCCTCCTCCGGCACCACCTCTACCTGCTCCAACTCCCCCTGCTGAGGAGCCCGCCATAACCCTGTCTCTGTGCCCTGTTGTTGAGGACGAAGTGCCTGCTGTCACCTCAGCGTCACCACCTGCAGCAG CCCCGCCTGTTCCTCCTGAAGTGGTGGAGGAAGAGTTGAGGCAGAAGATCAAAGAGGAGATGCAGATGAGTCTGGAGGAGGAGATCAATCAGAAGAGGCAGGAGCTGCAGCAACA GCTAAAGGAGATGAGGGCTCAGGCTCAAGCAGAGGCCCAAGCAGCCGCTCAGGCTCAGGTGGAGGAGCAGGTGAAAAAGACACTTGAGGGGGAGAAGGCGGCGTACGTGGAGAACCTGACCGACTCCATCATGAAGGAGCGAATGAAGACTGACGACGAAAGGCTCATGGTGCAGCTTTAT GCTCATCAgctggaggagagggagaaagagttgATGAAACGAGACACTCTCTACAAGGAACATATCGCAAAACTTGAAGCAAAG TGCACTGAGTTTTACAAAGTGACTGCTGAGAGCTTCCAGAAGGGCAAGGAAGAGACTCACAACCGCTTTGC GCGTTTCAATATCCAGCCGGTGTGTGGTGACTTGCAGAGTCAGATTTTAAAATGCTACAAGGAGAACACAGGAAAGACTCTGTCCTGCTCAAGTATCGCCTCGGCCTATATGCAGTGTGTGGACAACGCCAAGAAG AATAAATTGAGCACTAGAGGTTAA